CGACCGGAACTAAATTTTAGATATTGTTCAAAATGCTCCGCTCCTGTTTTTGTTGCGAAAGCCGCATACCAAATGAGAGTCCATAGTAGAGATTTTTTTGTATGTTGTGACTTCCCGGTATTGTACTCGCGTAAACGCTTCTCACTATCTTGACCAGTTGATCCGTAATAGTTTCTTCCATTAATGTTGCTTTGAAGAATATACACAAAATATATACTTCTATATTGTACAAAACAAACACGACCTCAATGGGGTCGTATTTGTGGTTTGGTCCTCCTTCGCTCCTGCGGAGCTTTGGAGAGACATCCCCCATTGCACGTCTTTGACGAGCGGCGGGGGATGGCGGGGTGGACGCGATTCGAACCACTCGGGTCGTCCCGCCTGCCTTTCAGCTAAGATTAGTCAAAAAACATGATTATTTACTTCTAATAAGTAAAGTTTCTTACAAATTAGTGAAGGATGGTATATTTGATTGACAGAAAGCCTGTTTTCTGTTATATTTAGCCGTTGT
This sequence is a window from Candidatus Uhrbacteria bacterium CG10_big_fil_rev_8_21_14_0_10_50_16. Protein-coding genes within it:
- a CDS encoding excinuclease ABC subunit C codes for the protein MYFVYILQSNINGRNYYGSTGQDSEKRLREYNTGKSQHTKKSLLWTLIWYAAFATKTGAEHFEQYLKFSSGRAFYCKKLILKK